A genomic region of Deltaproteobacteria bacterium contains the following coding sequences:
- the prmC gene encoding peptide chain release factor N(5)-glutamine methyltransferase, with amino-acid sequence MSSKTWHIKDLLKVSSDYLKDKGIENPRLNAEVLLAHQLHVERVGLYLNFDQPLTETELSAYRSLIKRRIDHEPLQYITGTQEFWSLSFAVDRRVLIPRPETEIIVEQAVILEKNSTIEDPSIEILDLGTGCGAIAISLAKEIPCASVRATDISEQALGVARRNALKHGLSDRIRFCRGDLWEPLVKGVDKFDMIVSNPPYVSTAEYDHLSPEIRDYEPRQALDGGEEGMFYLERIIHGAHDFLNPGGWIILEMAPRQTQKALDIIARTGKYRQETRIKDYSRAYRVVMAQGLRN; translated from the coding sequence ATGTCTTCCAAGACATGGCACATAAAAGATCTCCTCAAAGTATCGAGCGACTATCTGAAAGACAAGGGAATCGAAAACCCCCGTCTGAACGCCGAAGTGCTCCTCGCCCACCAGCTCCATGTGGAACGGGTGGGGCTCTATCTTAACTTCGACCAGCCGCTCACCGAAACCGAACTTTCCGCTTATCGTTCTCTCATCAAACGGCGGATCGATCACGAGCCTCTCCAGTATATCACAGGGACACAGGAGTTCTGGTCCCTCAGCTTTGCGGTGGACCGGAGGGTTCTCATCCCGAGGCCTGAGACCGAAATCATTGTAGAACAGGCTGTCATCCTTGAAAAAAATTCTACGATAGAAGATCCATCCATCGAGATCCTCGATCTGGGTACGGGGTGTGGGGCCATTGCCATTTCCCTGGCCAAAGAAATCCCCTGCGCCTCGGTCCGGGCCACGGACATATCCGAACAGGCCCTGGGTGTTGCCCGACGAAATGCGCTGAAGCACGGCCTGTCGGACAGAATCCGCTTTTGCCGGGGAGATCTGTGGGAACCCCTTGTGAAAGGGGTTGACAAATTTGATATGATTGTCTCCAACCCTCCTTACGTCTCTACTGCGGAATACGACCACTTATCTCCGGAGATTCGCGATTATGAGCCCCGGCAGGCGTTGGATGGGGGGGAAGAAGGTATGTTTTACCTGGAAAGGATCATTCACGGGGCGCACGATTTCCTGAATCCCGGAGGATGGATCATTCTGGAAATGGCGCCCCGGCAGACGCAAAAGGCCCTTGACATCATCGCCCGAACAGGGAAGTACCGACAGGAGACCCGGATCAAGGACTACAGCCGCGCGTACCGGGTGGTGATGGCGCAGGGATTGAGGAATTGA
- a CDS encoding GNAT family N-acetyltransferase — protein sequence MSVSEKKSWESKLVTPGEILSNIRPGMSIFLGTGVAEPRTLVKSVMASDAGNLRDLEFIQLVSFGQAVSISEENTQKFRLKTFFAGWVASEAITAGRIDLIPTPFSRIPHLMESGIIGIDAAFIQITPPDDWGYCSLGPSVDAARQAMAQASLVVGEINDRAPRTLGDTFVHIDDFDYLVQATEPPIYFPRWPVDEVFEKVAANVAYLIPDGSCIAFSVGPLFDALARQLKKKRHLGIHSPFFTDALMDLVKSGAVSNRRKGVFLGKSVTAYAIGTEELMRWLHRNPLIEFQGIDVVADPMTIGANDHFIVVLPARKVDLTGRIALHTGKGNVGAGPGEAQEFFSGAAFSRGGRTIFALPSRNLKSQANIVISVEDYPSQFSNRESLDLVVTEYGVASMTGRTTRERALALIDIAHPADRAELVRLAKERHLLFPDQLYLAESGHLYPDELACDHLFSGGLCVRFRAIKPSDVDEMRRLFYRFSDTAVYYRYFSPIKTMPHAKMQEYVNIDYRKTMSMVGLVGEPGEGRIIAEARYVHLHDIPYADVAFVVDENYQGKGIATFLFEMLAKIAKNRGIEGFRADVLATNTSMLKVFESAAEGPIQAVMEGGVYQLTIPFLEKEDQ from the coding sequence ATGTCTGTATCAGAAAAAAAGAGCTGGGAATCCAAACTGGTAACGCCCGGCGAGATCCTTTCGAACATCCGGCCCGGCATGAGCATTTTTCTGGGGACCGGCGTGGCAGAGCCGAGGACCCTGGTGAAAAGCGTGATGGCATCCGACGCCGGAAACCTCCGCGATCTGGAGTTCATACAACTGGTGAGTTTCGGGCAGGCCGTATCCATTTCAGAAGAAAACACGCAGAAATTTCGGCTCAAGACCTTTTTTGCCGGGTGGGTGGCCAGCGAGGCGATTACCGCCGGACGGATAGATCTTATCCCCACCCCCTTCTCCAGGATTCCACATCTCATGGAATCCGGAATCATCGGGATCGACGCGGCCTTTATCCAGATCACGCCCCCTGATGATTGGGGATATTGCAGCTTGGGGCCTTCAGTGGACGCCGCAAGGCAGGCCATGGCCCAGGCCTCATTGGTGGTTGGTGAGATCAATGATCGGGCCCCCCGAACGCTGGGCGACACATTCGTTCACATCGATGACTTTGATTATCTTGTTCAGGCCACCGAGCCTCCCATCTATTTTCCACGCTGGCCGGTGGATGAGGTATTTGAAAAGGTGGCAGCCAATGTGGCGTATTTGATTCCGGATGGTAGCTGCATCGCCTTTTCCGTAGGCCCCCTGTTCGATGCCTTGGCACGCCAGCTGAAGAAAAAACGGCATCTGGGGATCCATTCTCCTTTTTTTACCGACGCCTTGATGGACCTGGTCAAGAGCGGTGCCGTGAGCAATCGGCGCAAGGGTGTTTTCCTGGGCAAATCGGTCACTGCCTATGCGATCGGTACAGAAGAGCTGATGCGCTGGCTGCACCGCAATCCATTGATAGAATTTCAGGGGATCGATGTGGTGGCGGATCCCATGACAATCGGAGCCAATGACCATTTCATTGTAGTCCTGCCGGCCCGGAAGGTGGATCTTACCGGCCGCATTGCCCTGCACACCGGGAAGGGGAATGTGGGGGCCGGACCGGGGGAGGCCCAGGAATTCTTCAGCGGGGCGGCCTTTTCCAGAGGAGGACGAACCATTTTTGCCCTGCCCAGCCGCAACCTGAAAAGCCAAGCCAATATTGTCATTTCGGTGGAAGATTACCCCAGCCAGTTTTCCAACAGGGAATCCCTGGACTTGGTGGTGACGGAATATGGGGTCGCCTCCATGACGGGAAGGACGACCCGTGAGCGCGCCCTGGCACTCATCGATATTGCCCACCCCGCTGATCGGGCAGAGCTGGTGCGGCTTGCCAAGGAAAGGCATCTATTGTTTCCTGACCAGCTCTACCTGGCGGAATCAGGACACCTTTACCCTGATGAACTGGCCTGCGACCATCTCTTCAGTGGAGGGCTTTGCGTTCGTTTCCGGGCGATCAAACCTTCGGATGTGGATGAAATGAGACGCCTTTTTTATCGGTTTTCGGATACCGCGGTCTATTACCGTTACTTTTCTCCGATAAAGACCATGCCCCACGCGAAGATGCAGGAGTATGTGAATATCGATTACAGGAAGACCATGTCCATGGTGGGATTGGTGGGTGAGCCGGGAGAGGGGCGCATCATTGCCGAGGCGCGGTATGTCCACCTGCACGACATCCCCTATGCGGATGTGGCCTTTGTCGTGGATGAGAATTATCAGGGAAAAGGGATTGCAACATTCCTCTTTGAAATGCTCGCGAAAATCGCCAAGAACAGAGGAATCGAGGGGTTCAGGGCCGATGTGCTGGCCACCAATACATCCATGTTGAAGGTGTTTGAATCAGCGGCTGAGGGGCCTATCCAGGCGGTTATGGAAGGCGGCGTGTACCAGCTCACCATCCCTTTTCTT